TGCAGTTAAAAACCAAGGTTTATATCTTATTCCAAACATAGCACAAAAGTGTCTTTTAGAAGATTTATAAATTTCTTTAAGTTTCTCAAGATCTTCAAAAGTTGTTGCTACTGGTTTTTCTGAAAAAACATTTATACCTCTTTTTAAGGCCTCCATATTAACCTTCGCAAGATTTCCAAAGTGGCAGGCAGAGACTGCAATGTCAGGATGTAACTTATCTAACATTTCTATGTAATTGTCAAAAATTTGAACTTCTTCCTTATTGTCAATCATATTTAAAACTTTATCTATCTTTTCTTCCTTGGATCCAGGAGCAACTCCAATAATTTTACACTCTTTATCTTTCTTTACTCCTTCAATCACATAATTTATATGTCCTGAAGAACCTATAATACAGATTCTCATTTTTTTCACCTCGATATTAGTTTGATGACTTTTCAATTATTCTATTTCAAATCCAAACTGTCAATATATTTTTTCCCATTGTCCTAGAGTTAACTCTAAAATTTATAATTTAAATAATTAAAAGTAAATGTCGAAGAGAGGTGAAATATAATGATTCATGAAAGAATAAATATCATTTCCGATGGGCGTGTATATTTAAAAACATATATTCATGGAGGAGCCTTTGTTTTTCTCTCGGACAGAGAAGCAGAACCCGTAGCAATAACCTTAGAGTGGAATAACACTAATGCTATTCAGAAAGATCCTAGGTTTTATAACCCCCATGCTGGTAAGATAGCAAAAGACTGCACACCAGAGTTCGATATTATAAATTATATTGGATTCCATGTACCTCCAACATTTATGTGGCATAATCTAAAAGAAAAAAATCCTAACGTAGCTTTGTGGGTTCCTATGTGTGTAAATTGGCTTAACAGTCTATTTAACCTATAAAGGAGGTAAAAATATATGAAGTATAGAGAAATGGGGAAATTGGGAATAAAAGTCTCGATTTTGGGTTTTGGAGCTATGAGGCTTCCTACAAGGGGAAGTTATTCTGATATAGAGGAAAAGAAAGCTATAGAGATGATACAATATGCTTTAGATCATGGTGTGAATTATATTGATACTGCATATGTGTACCATGATGGGCAAAGTGAGGTAGTAGTAGGAAAAGCAGTAAAGAATGGATATAGGGATAGAGTATATATCGCTACTAAGCTTCCTGTATGGCTTTTAAAAGATAAGTCTGATATGGATATGATATTAAAGGAACAGCTTCAAAGATTAGATACAGATTATATAGATTTTTATCTTTTACATGGAATTGATGAGGATTCCTGGAAGAAATGTCTTAGCATGGGAGCATTAGAATGGGGAGAGAAGATGAAAGAAAAAGGGCTAATAAAATATTTTGGGTTTTCCTTTCATGATGAATTAGAAGTGTTTAAAAAAATAATTGATTATTATAATTGGGATTTTTGTCAGATTCAATACAACTATATGGATGTTAATTTTCAAGCAGGAAAAGAAGGTTTAGAGTATGCAGGAAAAAAGGGAATTGGGGTAGTTGTAATGGAACCTTTAAAAGGTGGAATTCTTGTGAATCCTCCTGAAGAAGTAAAAACAGAAATAGAAAATTATAAAATAAAAAGATCTCCTTTAGAATGGGCATTTTTATTTATATGGAATCATCCTGAGGTCTCTACAGTACTTTCAGGCATGAGTAATCTTGACCAAGTAAAGGAGAATATTGAAATGGCGAGTAAAGCTGAAATAGGACTTCTAACTCCCGAAGAACTTAAATTTATAGATCATATAAGAAAAGTTTATGCAAGTATAAAGGCGATAGATTGTACCCAATGTAGATATTGTATGCCCTGTCCTTATGGAGTGGATATACCTCGTAATTTTGCTCTTTATAATGATGGTGTAAGGTTTAAGAGCTTTAGATCTCAGTGGTATTTGGGGGCACCATGGTTTGTTTATAATCACGAAATGAAACCTGAGGAAAGGGCAGAAAATTGTAGAAAATGTGGAGAGTGTGAAACGAAATGTCCTCAGGGACTTCCCATAAGAGAACTTTTAGATAAGGTTGTGAGAGAGCTAAGAATGGAAATATAAATTAAAAAAGGAGGGAAAATCCCTCCTTTTTATTCTATTTTTCAGGATAGGGTAATGGTCCCACGATTTTATGGGGTATATATGGTTCTTCTAGGTACTTTATTTCTTCATCTGTTAATTTAACAGATACTGCCTTTACCGCGTCTTCAAGCTGTTCTATTCTTGTAACTCCAACAATTGGTGAAACTACAGGATTTTTATGAAGAAGCCATGCTAAGGCTACCTGTGCCCTTGATATTCCACGATTTTTGGCAATTTCTCCTACCCTATCAATTATCTCCTTGTCTACCTCTTTTGTTGAATCGTATTTTATCTTTGCTATTTCGTCAGTTTCATAACGATAGGTTGTTTCTCCCCATTCCCTTGCAAGTCTCCCTGCAGCAAGAGGACTATAGGGAGTTAAGCCTACTCCTTCCTCTTTACAAAGGGGAATAAGTTCCCTTTCATCCTCTCTATAAATTAAATTATAATGATTTTGCATAGAAATAAACTTTGTCCAACCATG
This genomic interval from Dictyoglomus sp. contains the following:
- a CDS encoding aldo/keto reductase — translated: MKYREMGKLGIKVSILGFGAMRLPTRGSYSDIEEKKAIEMIQYALDHGVNYIDTAYVYHDGQSEVVVGKAVKNGYRDRVYIATKLPVWLLKDKSDMDMILKEQLQRLDTDYIDFYLLHGIDEDSWKKCLSMGALEWGEKMKEKGLIKYFGFSFHDELEVFKKIIDYYNWDFCQIQYNYMDVNFQAGKEGLEYAGKKGIGVVVMEPLKGGILVNPPEEVKTEIENYKIKRSPLEWAFLFIWNHPEVSTVLSGMSNLDQVKENIEMASKAEIGLLTPEELKFIDHIRKVYASIKAIDCTQCRYCMPCPYGVDIPRNFALYNDGVRFKSFRSQWYLGAPWFVYNHEMKPEERAENCRKCGECETKCPQGLPIRELLDKVVRELRMEI